One stretch of Gouania willdenowi chromosome 16, fGouWil2.1, whole genome shotgun sequence DNA includes these proteins:
- the she gene encoding SH2 domain-containing adapter protein E, with translation MAKWFKEIQINLKNGNERVRSASESGSHTRLKPTFSRDSLKGNQRRDGGVGGLLAGKNRKNSASELGRTTAGSGTVWDTLTSGKGRKNSKMESGAVDENRPVRSSSLAQAYISRMIKVDKQDKTPKVSEMNEQKVPDNEKGKSDIKTTLIILEDYADPFDAETTKEQRDAERAGINDGYMEPYDAQVIITEVRRRGSKDLLKVCVLLDRSNKDSKGEESLPPSLNIYDTPYEGEPEGDSEGVWIPVTRPESDVRPAGEYELPWEWRKEDIVRALSVQFESVDCSPIKENSLTSGRQPHTMRQKSWSHKTLVHSSSSSSSTSSFPSSPILKLSPFSLSSPSFPTLKLSPLSPSSSSNKLSPPSPTSPALPLDGETAKMDPSLPLEKQSWYHGSVSRQHAEAQLQRCREASFLVRDSESGTSKYSIALKTSQSCVHIIVAQTKSSKGLGYTLDQSSCIFSNIPELVYHYCTHRLPFIGAEHMTLQHPVPRPH, from the exons ATGGCGAAATGGTTCAAAGAGATTCAAATCAACTTGAAAAACGGAAATGAGAGGGTTCGCTCAGCCTCTGAATCAGGTTCACACACCAGACTCAAACCCACTTTTTCAAGGGACAGTTTGAAAGGAAACCAGCGCAGAGATGGAGGAGTAGGTGGTTTATTAGCTGGGAAGAACAGGAAAAATTCTGCTTCCGAGTTGGGTCGCACCACTGCTGGTTCAGGGACCGTCTGGGATACCCTCACATCTGGAAAAGGTCGCAAGAACTCAAAGATGGAAAGTGGAGCAGTGGATGAGAACCGACCGGTCAGGAGTTCTTCTCTGGCTCAAGCTTATATCAGCAGGATGATCAAGGTGGACAAACAAGACAAGACACCTAAAGTCAGTGAGATGAATGAGCAGAAGGTTCCTGACAACGAGAAAGGAAAATCagacataaaaacaaca TTGATTATCCTGGAAGACTACGCAGATCCCTTTGATGCTGAGacaaccaaagaacaaagagaCGCAGAGCGAGCTGGGATCAATGATGGCTACATGGAGCCTTATGATGCCCAAGTTATTATCACAG AGGTTCGTCGACGGGGCTCCAAAGACCTGCTGAAAGTCTGTGTTCTCCTGGATAGAAGCAACAAAGACAGCAAGGGAGAGGAAAGTTTGCCCCCATCCCTCAATATCTATGACACACCCTACGAAGGCGAACCGGAGGGCGACAGTGAGGGTGTATGGATTCCTGTCACACGGCCCGAGTCTGATGTCCGTCCCGCTGGGGAGTATGAGCTGCCCTGGGAGTGGAGAAAGGAGGACATTGTGAGAGCACTGTCAG TTCAGTTCGAGTCGGTGGATTGTTCTCCCATTAAAGAGAACAGTTTAACCAGCGGCCGCCAGCCACACACAATGAGACAAAAGAGCTGGAGCCATAAAACACTCGTCCACTCTTCTTCGTCATCTTCCTCTACCTCCTCTTTTCCATCCTCTCCTATTCTTAAACTGTCCCCTTTCTCTCTGTCATCCCCGTCCTTTCCCACCCTCAAGCTCTCCCCTCTCTCACCCTCCTCAAGCTCAAATAAACTGTctcctccctctcctacctCACCCGCTCTCCCACTGGATGGGGAGACTGCCAAAATGGATCCCAGTCTGCCGCTGGAGAAACAGAG CTGGTACCATGGCAGTGTGAGCCGGCAGCATGCTGAGGCTCAGCTGCAGCGCTGCAGGGAAGCCAGCTTCTTGGTGAGAGACAGCGAATCAGGGACCAGCAAATATTCCATCGCTCTGAA GACCAGCCAGAGTTGCGTGCACATCATTGTTGCTCAGACTAAGAGCAGTAAGGGCTTGGGCTACACACTGGATCAGAGCAGCTGCATCTTCTCTAATATCCCTGAGCTGGTTTATCACTACTGCACACACCGATTGCCTTTCATTGGAGCCGAGCACATGACCCTGCAGCATCCTGTGCCTCGGCCACACTGA